From one Cucurbita pepo subsp. pepo cultivar mu-cu-16 chromosome LG17, ASM280686v2, whole genome shotgun sequence genomic stretch:
- the LOC111779239 gene encoding protein MARD1-like isoform X2: MAGGGGGGCLSSPTSSNRKLTSSFFGSPRLFETEAIMSPTSILEPFLGLRNSFWSESSSPRTPITESKRPWDSKGIGLAIVDALTEENSNPKPTKPETRLVLLGSQLKIQIPPLPPFVSPADEEFGIKTRNSHLGSSSPVSSLSPPKKSAFGSSSSSSGQETPNSPLIFTGCLSADEIEQSEDYTCVISHGPNPRTTHIFGDCVIESGSGVYSPARKENGTSFSPENFLSFCDNCKKNLEQGKEARRHFAAMNVDSKR, encoded by the exons ATGgccggcggcggtggtggtggttgtTTGTCTTCTCCGACGAGTAGTAATAGGAAATTGACTTCGTCTTTCTTTGGTTCTCCGAGGTTGTTTGAAACAGAGGCTATAATGAGTCCAACGTCAATTCTCGAGCCATTTTTGGGTCTGAGGAATTCGTTTTGGTCGGAATCAAGTTCGCCCAGAACGCCGATTACAGAGTCCAAACGGCCGTGGGATTCAAAAGGGATCGGTCTCGCCATTGTGGATGCTCTAACAGAAGAGAATTCTAATCCGAAACCAACAAAACCCGAAACCCGTTTGGTTCTGTTGGGATCTCAGTTGAAGATTCAAATCCCTCCTCTACCGCCGTTCGTTTCTCCGGCCGACGAGGAATTCGGGATCAAGACGAGGAATTCCCATCTGGGTTCCTCATCCCCTGTTTCATCTCTGTCGCCGCCGAAGAAATCGGCGTTCGGATCCTCGAGCTCGAGCTCCGGCCAGGAGACTCCGAATTCCCCTCTGATTTTCACCGGCTGTCTCTCCGCGGATGAAATCGAACAATCAGAGGATTACACCTGCGTGATCTCTCACGGCCCAAATCCCCGAACCACTCATATCTTCGGCGATTGCGTAATCGAAAGCGGCTCCGGCGTATACTCACCGGCgaggaaagaaaatggaacAAGCTTTTCCCCAGAAAATTTCCTCAGTTTCTGCGACAATTGCAAGAAGAATCTAGAACAGGGGAAAG AGGCGAGAAGGCATTTTGCAGCCATGAATGTCGATTCCAAGAGATGA
- the LOC111779239 gene encoding protein MARD1-like isoform X1, with product MAGGGGGGCLSSPTSSNRKLTSSFFGSPRLFETEAIMSPTSILEPFLGLRNSFWSESSSPRTPITESKRPWDSKGIGLAIVDALTEENSNPKPTKPETRLVLLGSQLKIQIPPLPPFVSPADEEFGIKTRNSHLGSSSPVSSLSPPKKSAFGSSSSSSGQETPNSPLIFTGCLSADEIEQSEDYTCVISHGPNPRTTHIFGDCVIESGSGVYSPARKENGTSFSPENFLSFCDNCKKNLEQGKDIYMYRGEKAFCSHECRFQEMMLEEEDD from the exons ATGgccggcggcggtggtggtggttgtTTGTCTTCTCCGACGAGTAGTAATAGGAAATTGACTTCGTCTTTCTTTGGTTCTCCGAGGTTGTTTGAAACAGAGGCTATAATGAGTCCAACGTCAATTCTCGAGCCATTTTTGGGTCTGAGGAATTCGTTTTGGTCGGAATCAAGTTCGCCCAGAACGCCGATTACAGAGTCCAAACGGCCGTGGGATTCAAAAGGGATCGGTCTCGCCATTGTGGATGCTCTAACAGAAGAGAATTCTAATCCGAAACCAACAAAACCCGAAACCCGTTTGGTTCTGTTGGGATCTCAGTTGAAGATTCAAATCCCTCCTCTACCGCCGTTCGTTTCTCCGGCCGACGAGGAATTCGGGATCAAGACGAGGAATTCCCATCTGGGTTCCTCATCCCCTGTTTCATCTCTGTCGCCGCCGAAGAAATCGGCGTTCGGATCCTCGAGCTCGAGCTCCGGCCAGGAGACTCCGAATTCCCCTCTGATTTTCACCGGCTGTCTCTCCGCGGATGAAATCGAACAATCAGAGGATTACACCTGCGTGATCTCTCACGGCCCAAATCCCCGAACCACTCATATCTTCGGCGATTGCGTAATCGAAAGCGGCTCCGGCGTATACTCACCGGCgaggaaagaaaatggaacAAGCTTTTCCCCAGAAAATTTCCTCAGTTTCTGCGACAATTGCAAGAAGAATCTAGAACAGGGGAAAGATATTTACATGTACAG AGGCGAGAAGGCATTTTGCAGCCATGAATGTCGATTCCAAGAGATGATgctagaggaagaagacgactga
- the LOC111778703 gene encoding uncharacterized protein LOC111778703 yields MLSLAKRAKAQNSTKQKEGGSIVISQETVEHFHLGEVAEAERDKKLQKKRKFGSVSSPTTRSDLDDDTLLCSNNGFFHAVLVVAARTCPLGIEATVFPTLMSYSNGGSLLGSLMKTRSQLKRELRHSNEINLSLILASSPPKQKNFCNNCRYFEKLSCHTIKTIHRLPNIAADQNQIVL; encoded by the exons ATGCTAAGTTTag CTAAACGGGCCAAGGcccaaaattcaacaaaacaaaaggaggGGGGTAGTATCGTCATTTCACAAGAAACTGTAGAGCATTTTCACCTGGGCGAAGTCGCAGAAGCAGAAAGGGACAAGAAACTCcagaaaaaaaggaagtttGGATCCGTTTCAAGCCCAACTACCCGATCCGATTTGGACGACGACACGCTTCTGTGCTCCAACAATG GCTTCTTTCATGCTGTCCTTGTGGTAGCAGCAAGAACATGTCCACTGGGAATAGAAGCCACAGTTTTTCCAACTCTCATGTCTTATAGCAACGGAGGGAGCCTTCTTGGAAGTCTG ATGAAAACCAGATCTCAGCTCAAAAGAGAGCTCAGACATAGCAATGAAATCAATTTAAGTCTCATCCTCGCTTCTTCCCCACCAAAACAGAAGAATTTTTGCAACAACTGtagatattttgaaaaactttctTGTCACACAATTAAAACAATTCATAGATTGCCGAACATTGCTGCCGACCAGAATCAAATAGTCTTGTAG
- the LOC111778702 gene encoding uncharacterized protein LOC111778702 translates to MEEIETVKCECCGLKEECTQHYISQVKANFDAKWLCGLCSEAVHDEIFRSKTPPPPPSTRIQDAVKAHMLFCRKFKSNPAVRVADGMKQILRRRSSDLSSSHSSSPSSSSTSSQVRDMSSFSSSFT, encoded by the coding sequence aTGGAAGAGATAGAAACAGTGAAGTGCGAGTGCTGTGGGTTAAAAGAAGAGTGCACACAGCATTACATATCTCAAGTCAAGGCCAACTTCGACGCCAAATGGCTCTGTGGCCTCTGTTCTGAAGCCGTTCACGACGAAATTTTCAGATCCAAAACCCCCCCGCCGCCGCCCTCCACTCGGATTCAAGACGCCGTCAAAGCCCACATGCTCTTTTGCCGGAAGTTCAAGTCTAACCCCGCCGTTAGAGTCGCCGACGGCATGAAGCAAATCTTGAGAAGACGCTCTTCCGACTTGTCGTCCTCCCACtcctcttctccttcttcttcctccactTCTTCCCAGGTTCGCGACATGTCGtctttctcctcttccttTACATAA